In Gemmatimonadaceae bacterium, the sequence CTGACGGCCATCACCGGATTCCCGTTAGCCGCGCACATCGGCGTCGACACGCGGCGCGGCCGCGTGGCGGTGCCGCTGCCGACGAGAAACCGCGTCGACATCTGGGTGGTGCCGCCCATCATGCAGTGACCCGCGCCCGATCGGTGACATCGGCAACGCTTCGTCGCGCGCTGGTCGCGCTGTGCGTGGCCGCCGCCGCGTGCGGCCGGCATCCGGCTCCGCTGTCGCGCGACGCGCAGTCGCCAGACGACGCGCACCGCCGGTTGCCGACGGGTGTGTCGCTCGACCCGGCCGGCGCGTCGACGCCCGTCGGGCAGATGCCGCTGGCGATGGCGCTTTCTCCGGACGGCTCGCGCCTCGTGCTGCTGCTCTCCGGCTGGCGTGAGCAAGGTATCCAGGTGGTGGACCGCGCGAGCGGCCGGGTGGTGCAGACGCTCGCCCAACCGTCGGCGTTCGTGGGTCTCGCGTTCGCGCCCGACGGGTCGTCGCTGTACGCGTCGGGCGCCGACGGCGATCTCGTGTACCGCTACGACTGGCGCGGCGACACGGCGACGCTGGCCGACAGTCTCCCGTTAGGCCCGCATCCCGGCCGCGGCCGCGAGGGCCGGCGCTATCCGGCGGGCCTCGCCGTTGCGCCTAACGGGCGCTTGCTGTACGCGGCCGAGAACATGGGTGATTCGCTGGCGGTGATCGATCTGGCCGCACGGCGCGTCGTGCAGCGCCTGCCGGCCGGCCGCTACCCGTACGGCGTCACCGTG encodes:
- a CDS encoding SMP-30/gluconolactonase/LRE family protein → MTRARSVTSATLRRALVALCVAAAACGRHPAPLSRDAQSPDDAHRRLPTGVSLDPAGASTPVGQMPLAMALSPDGSRLVLLLSGWREQGIQVVDRASGRVVQTLAQPSAFVGLAFAPDGSSLYASGADGDLVYRYDWRGDTATLADSLPLGPHPGRGREGRRYPAGLAVAPNGRLLYAAENMGDSLAVIDLAARRVVQRLPAGRYPYGVTVTPDGAVYVSSWGANTVWAYAPGSDGRLSAADTIRVARHPSAMIASRDGARLYVVSATTDRVSVVDTKRRAVSGELRDPPPAGPAEGSTPNALALSPDGRRLFVAEADANAVAVFDVSGGAAPLGRIPVDWYPSAILAAGDTILVANGKG